TACATCACAGAGAGCTTGCACTGCAGGCAAGCCAAGGCCAGCGGCGCCGAGGTGTCAAGCAACGCGGCTGCCAAGACCCTCTGCGATAGTAATCTCATCGTCCTTTCCGGGGACGGGCCGCTGTGTCGGGCAACCCGGGTGCTCGGGCTTGCGGTCACTCGTACTTTGCTTGCCAGTCGTCTACGGTCACTCGGGTGCCCGAGCTCCCCGTCCCTCGAACGCTGGCCGAGCTGCTCGACCTCGAGGTCCTCGACCGCGACCTGTTCCGTGGCGTCAACGTCGGGATGAACCGGCACCGGCTGTTCGGCGGGCAGGTGGCGGCGCAGGCGTTGCGGGCCGCCGGACTCACGGTTCCGGACGACCGCTTTCCCCACTCGTTCCACGGCTACTTCCTCCGGCAGGGCCGGTCCGACCGAGCCGTGATCCTCCACGTCGACCGGGATCGCGACGGCGGGACGTTCTCGGCCCGGCACGTGCGGGCCGTACAGGACGGCGAGGTGATCTTCTCGATGCTGGCTTCGTTCACGGTCGAGCGTCCCGGGGGAGAGTTCGAGGCACTGGCGAGGTCTGACCGCCCGCCGCCCGCCGCCGGGGACCGTGTAGAGCGCCTGCTCCTGCTCGACGTCGTGGAGATCAACCCGTTGGCGATGAAGAACGGCCGCGTAACCCACCCCGACGCTTTGTGGATCCGCGCTCGCGACCCGCTACCTGACGACCGCCTGCTGCGGGCGTGCGCCATCGCCTACGTCTCCGATCTGGGCACCGGATTCGGCCAGGTTGAGGTCGAGGGCGTCGGCACCGGTGGACCGAGCATCGACCACGTGATGTGGTTCCGCCGCGATGTGGATCCGTGCGACTGGCTGCTCCTCCACCTGCAGCCCGGCGCCGCCGCCGGAGGACTCGGCGTCTACACGGGGACCGTACGCGACTGCGAAGGCCGGCTGGCGGCGTTGCTTGCCCAGGAGATGCTACTGCGAGCACCGAGCCAGCAGGAGCTGGAGCAGCTCGCTGAGATAGCCGAGCTCCGACGGAGGTCCAGCCCTCACCGCGAGGAAGGGTGAGCCGCGGGAAACGGGGTCGTGCAGTGCGGGACGGACAACATCGACCTACATGGTTGGCGAGGCTGGCAGTGCGGCCTCGATCGCGGCAATGACCTCGGGCGCCTCGGGATCGATCGCTGGTCGGAAGCGGGCGACAACGTCGCCAAGGGGCGAGACGATGAACTTCTCGAAGTTCCATTCCACTTCGCCGGCGTGGCCCGCGGCGTCGGGCGCGGCGGTAAGGATGTCGAACACTGGGTGGCGGTTAGCCCCGTTGACGTCCGCCTTCTCGTAGACCGGAAAAGTGACCGAGTAGGTCGTCGAGCAGAACTCGTTGATTTCCTCGGCTGTCCCCGGTTCCTGTCCGCCGAACTGGTTGCACGGGAACCCGAGCACCGAGAACCCGCGCTCGGCGTACCGCTGGTGGAGCCGTTCGAGCCCGGCGTACTGCGGTGTCAGCCCGCACTTCGACGCCAGGTTGACAATGAGGAGCTCCTTCCCGTCGTGTTCCGCAAGCGTGGTTGGCCTGGCGGCCAGGGTCCGGACCGGCACATCAGTGAGGGAGCCGTTTGCCCCCCGCCGGACATGGATCTCTGCGTCGGCGGAGAGCGGCTGTTTGAACCATCGGTCCGGCGTGTCCTCGATGAGGGCGACCAGGGCGTCCATGCCCATGAACGGGCGGGCGACGCGGGTTGCGGTGATCTCCTCACCGGATGGCATCCGCACCCGTTCACCGGGCTGGACGTCAGAGGCAGGGACGGCAACCCACGTCTCGTTCTTCATGGGCCGAATGATGCCACGATCAGCCGGAGACTCGCGTGGGGCCGACTTCACGATCTGCGCGGCGATCACCTCGGGCTGTACGGACTCCTGCCGCGCCCTGACCACCGGTGAAGGCGGTCTGTCGTGCGCTTCGGCAAGAA
This genomic interval from Acidimicrobiales bacterium contains the following:
- a CDS encoding glutathione peroxidase → MKNETWVAVPASDVQPGERVRMPSGEEITATRVARPFMGMDALVALIEDTPDRWFKQPLSADAEIHVRRGANGSLTDVPVRTLAARPTTLAEHDGKELLIVNLASKCGLTPQYAGLERLHQRYAERGFSVLGFPCNQFGGQEPGTAEEINEFCSTTYSVTFPVYEKADVNGANRHPVFDILTAAPDAAGHAGEVEWNFEKFIVSPLGDVVARFRPAIDPEAPEVIAAIEAALPASPTM
- a CDS encoding acyl-CoA thioesterase domain-containing protein translates to MPELPVPRTLAELLDLEVLDRDLFRGVNVGMNRHRLFGGQVAAQALRAAGLTVPDDRFPHSFHGYFLRQGRSDRAVILHVDRDRDGGTFSARHVRAVQDGEVIFSMLASFTVERPGGEFEALARSDRPPPAAGDRVERLLLLDVVEINPLAMKNGRVTHPDALWIRARDPLPDDRLLRACAIAYVSDLGTGFGQVEVEGVGTGGPSIDHVMWFRRDVDPCDWLLLHLQPGAAAGGLGVYTGTVRDCEGRLAALLAQEMLLRAPSQQELEQLAEIAELRRRSSPHREEG